From the bacterium genome, one window contains:
- a CDS encoding GNAT family N-acetyltransferase, with the protein MSKPFVRPGTLNDATGYNACLGRVAEERRYIGVVTCPAVEGSREWIKSLLDSQSPFYVVEERDNIIGWCDVARRSREGFSHAAELGMGLDLEYRGQGLGNELLKHVIEASKACGIEKVELDVFGSNTAARKLYERFGFTVDGIKPKARKLDGVYDDIVCMSLFLV; encoded by the coding sequence ATGAGTAAACCATTCGTAAGACCAGGCACGCTAAATGATGCAACGGGCTATAATGCATGCCTTGGAAGGGTAGCAGAAGAAAGACGTTACATAGGCGTTGTCACATGCCCCGCTGTAGAAGGTTCAAGGGAGTGGATAAAGAGCTTACTTGACTCACAGAGCCCTTTTTACGTCGTTGAGGAGCGGGATAATATTATCGGGTGGTGTGATGTAGCGAGACGGTCAAGAGAGGGCTTTAGCCATGCCGCTGAGCTCGGCATGGGTCTTGATCTCGAGTATCGTGGGCAGGGGTTGGGCAACGAGTTATTAAAACATGTAATAGAGGCATCAAAAGCATGTGGAATTGAAAAGGTTGAGCTTGATGTGTTTGGCTCGAACACTGCAGCGAGAAAGCTTTATGAGAGATTCGGGTTCACAGTCGATGGAATCAAACCCAAAGCCAGAAAGCTCGACG